From a region of the Mytilus galloprovincialis chromosome 3, xbMytGall1.hap1.1, whole genome shotgun sequence genome:
- the LOC143068354 gene encoding serine/arginine-rich splicing factor 6-like isoform X1 has protein sequence MGTRVYLGRLSHHAREKDVERFFKGYGKIRDVMLKNGYGFVEFEDYRDADDAIYELNGKDLCGERCTVEHARGAPRGDDRRDGGRDRGGYRDYPPQRSRRGGRDNNRRGGFGQNNSADRRGFRQNNNSAERYGPPTRTENRLIVENLSSRVSWQDLKDYMRQAGEVTYADAHKQHKNEGVVEFSSYSDMKAALDKLDNTEINGRKIKLIEDRPKSSSRSSRRRSPSRSRSRSRSRGRRSRSASRSRSRSKSSRSRSRSRSRSKSRSPSVDRKEASKSRSKSPEENGDKD, from the exons atggGAACCAGAGTATATCTTGGGAGACTGTCACATCATGCAAGAGAAAAAGATGTTGAAAGATTTTTTAAAGGCTATGGAAAAATAAGAGATGTCATGTTGAAAAATGGTTATGGTTTTGTT GAATTTGAAGACTACAGGGATGCAGATGATGCTATTTATGAATTAAATGGGAAAGATTTGTGTGGAGAAAG ATGTACCGTTGAGCATGCTCGTGGAGCTCCCAGAGGTGATGATAGACGTGATGGAGGTCGAGATAGAGGAGGTTATAGGGACTATCCTCCACAGCGTAGTCGACGAGGAGGAAGAGACAA TAATAGAAGGGGTGGCTTTGGACAGAACAACAGTGCTGACAG AAGGGGCTTTAGACAGAACAACAATAGTGCTGAAAG GTATGGACCGCCCACAAGAACCGAGAACAGGTTAATTGTAGAAAATCTTTCTTCAAGAGTAAGCTGGCAG GATTTGAAAGACTACATGAGACAGGCAGGAGAAGTCACATACGCTGATGCACACAAGCAGCACAAAAATGAAGG AGTTGTTGAATTTTCCTCATACTCAGATATGAAGGCAGCTTTGGATAAATTGGACAATACAGAAATCAATGGTAGAAAAATCAAGTTGATAGAAGACAGACCAAAAAGTAGTAGTAGAAGCAGTAGGAGGAG GTCTCCAAGTAGAAGTAGAAGCCGATCCAGGTCAAGGGGAAGAAGATCAAGAAGTGCAAGTAGAAGTCGCAGCAGGAGTAAAAGTTCAAGAAGCAGAAGTCGTAGTAGAAGTAGAAGTAAATCAAGGAGTCCAAGCGTAGACCGTAAAGAAGCTTCAAAGTCGAGATCAAAATCACCAGAAGAGAATGGAGATAAAGATTGA
- the LOC143068354 gene encoding serine/arginine-rich splicing factor 4-like isoform X2, with product MGTRVYLGRLSHHAREKDVERFFKGYGKIRDVMLKNGYGFVEFEDYRDADDAIYELNGKDLCGERCTVEHARGAPRGDDRRDGGRDRGGYRDYPPQRSRRGGRDNNRRGGFGQNNSADRYGPPTRTENRLIVENLSSRVSWQDLKDYMRQAGEVTYADAHKQHKNEGVVEFSSYSDMKAALDKLDNTEINGRKIKLIEDRPKSSSRSSRRRSPSRSRSRSRSRGRRSRSASRSRSRSKSSRSRSRSRSRSKSRSPSVDRKEASKSRSKSPEENGDKD from the exons atggGAACCAGAGTATATCTTGGGAGACTGTCACATCATGCAAGAGAAAAAGATGTTGAAAGATTTTTTAAAGGCTATGGAAAAATAAGAGATGTCATGTTGAAAAATGGTTATGGTTTTGTT GAATTTGAAGACTACAGGGATGCAGATGATGCTATTTATGAATTAAATGGGAAAGATTTGTGTGGAGAAAG ATGTACCGTTGAGCATGCTCGTGGAGCTCCCAGAGGTGATGATAGACGTGATGGAGGTCGAGATAGAGGAGGTTATAGGGACTATCCTCCACAGCGTAGTCGACGAGGAGGAAGAGACAA TAATAGAAGGGGTGGCTTTGGACAGAACAACAGTGCTGACAG GTATGGACCGCCCACAAGAACCGAGAACAGGTTAATTGTAGAAAATCTTTCTTCAAGAGTAAGCTGGCAG GATTTGAAAGACTACATGAGACAGGCAGGAGAAGTCACATACGCTGATGCACACAAGCAGCACAAAAATGAAGG AGTTGTTGAATTTTCCTCATACTCAGATATGAAGGCAGCTTTGGATAAATTGGACAATACAGAAATCAATGGTAGAAAAATCAAGTTGATAGAAGACAGACCAAAAAGTAGTAGTAGAAGCAGTAGGAGGAG GTCTCCAAGTAGAAGTAGAAGCCGATCCAGGTCAAGGGGAAGAAGATCAAGAAGTGCAAGTAGAAGTCGCAGCAGGAGTAAAAGTTCAAGAAGCAGAAGTCGTAGTAGAAGTAGAAGTAAATCAAGGAGTCCAAGCGTAGACCGTAAAGAAGCTTCAAAGTCGAGATCAAAATCACCAGAAGAGAATGGAGATAAAGATTGA
- the LOC143068354 gene encoding serine/arginine-rich splicing factor 4-like isoform X3: protein MGTRVYLGRLSHHAREKDVERFFKGYGKIRDVMLKNGYGFVEFEDYRDADDAIYELNGKDLCGERCTVEHARGAPRGDDRRDGGRDRGGYRDYPPQRSRRGGRDKYGPPTRTENRLIVENLSSRVSWQDLKDYMRQAGEVTYADAHKQHKNEGVVEFSSYSDMKAALDKLDNTEINGRKIKLIEDRPKSSSRSSRRRSPSRSRSRSRSRGRRSRSASRSRSRSKSSRSRSRSRSRSKSRSPSVDRKEASKSRSKSPEENGDKD, encoded by the exons atggGAACCAGAGTATATCTTGGGAGACTGTCACATCATGCAAGAGAAAAAGATGTTGAAAGATTTTTTAAAGGCTATGGAAAAATAAGAGATGTCATGTTGAAAAATGGTTATGGTTTTGTT GAATTTGAAGACTACAGGGATGCAGATGATGCTATTTATGAATTAAATGGGAAAGATTTGTGTGGAGAAAG ATGTACCGTTGAGCATGCTCGTGGAGCTCCCAGAGGTGATGATAGACGTGATGGAGGTCGAGATAGAGGAGGTTATAGGGACTATCCTCCACAGCGTAGTCGACGAGGAGGAAGAGACAA GTATGGACCGCCCACAAGAACCGAGAACAGGTTAATTGTAGAAAATCTTTCTTCAAGAGTAAGCTGGCAG GATTTGAAAGACTACATGAGACAGGCAGGAGAAGTCACATACGCTGATGCACACAAGCAGCACAAAAATGAAGG AGTTGTTGAATTTTCCTCATACTCAGATATGAAGGCAGCTTTGGATAAATTGGACAATACAGAAATCAATGGTAGAAAAATCAAGTTGATAGAAGACAGACCAAAAAGTAGTAGTAGAAGCAGTAGGAGGAG GTCTCCAAGTAGAAGTAGAAGCCGATCCAGGTCAAGGGGAAGAAGATCAAGAAGTGCAAGTAGAAGTCGCAGCAGGAGTAAAAGTTCAAGAAGCAGAAGTCGTAGTAGAAGTAGAAGTAAATCAAGGAGTCCAAGCGTAGACCGTAAAGAAGCTTCAAAGTCGAGATCAAAATCACCAGAAGAGAATGGAGATAAAGATTGA